The following are from one region of the Phycisphaerae bacterium genome:
- a CDS encoding zinc ribbon domain-containing protein, translated as MLERCPCCGEALKPRARYCGECGQEVVSLSSVSQSSALMRVAPQVAAVMPSVGFDAELAAQAQLEMHTRLSPLMNQERLKALVMAIAAHGGTGTVGYWSDC; from the coding sequence ATGCTCGAACGATGTCCGTGTTGTGGCGAGGCACTCAAGCCTCGCGCCAGGTACTGCGGGGAGTGCGGCCAGGAGGTCGTGTCACTGTCGTCAGTCAGCCAGTCGTCGGCCCTGATGAGAGTCGCTCCTCAGGTGGCCGCCGTGATGCCCTCGGTTGGCTTTGATGCCGAGCTTGCCGCCCAAGCCCAGCTCGAGATGCACACCCGCCTCAGCCCGCTCATGAACCAGGAGCGCCTGAAAGCCCTGGTGATGGCTATCGCCGCGCACGGCGGGACGGGTACGGTGGGATATTGGTCGGATTGTTGA